DNA from Hirundo rustica isolate bHirRus1 unplaced genomic scaffold, bHirRus1.pri.v3 scaffold_216_arrow_ctg1, whole genome shotgun sequence:
GCTCTGgcatttgcagcagctgagtcAGGCACTGCCCTTGGGAttgctgccaggcagctgtgTCCATGGGAATGGGGTGTCCAAGCTTGCCTGTcacctgtggggctgtgggcaaAGCATCCATGGGAAAGGGGAATGAGCTGAGCCCCCTCCCTGAGATCCCATCATGGGCACACCCAGGGATCTCCTTGCTGTGTCCTTCCAAGCTCTgagctgccctcctggctgcaaaTCTGTGCCAGAGCTCCTTGGATTTCCCTGAATGTCCCACGGGGAAGTGCAGAGATGCCAGAGCTGAGGAAATGCTGTTGGGTTTGCCAAGGGAGCTGTGAGTGTCCTTGGCAGAAGGGGGTGCTGAGCCCTTGCCCAGAGACCTTTGGAGAGGCTGAGACATTCAgggatccctctgctctgggcagggtctGGTTTATCCCAGGGTGACACAGGAGTGTGATTGTGCTCTGATTGCAGCCAAAGGTGCAAACCCAGGGCAGTTGGGAACAAGCCCATCCAGCTCCTCACCTTCCCTAAGCCACAGGGAATCCACATCATCTCTCAGTGGCAAACTGTGAgtgcagcagaaatgctgggGAATTCTGACCTCAGAGAACGAGGAATGAAGTCTGGGCAGGAAAATAATGGCTaaaattccttcctgctctccatGCCCTTTAGGAGTGCAGATGGGAACAAGCCTGTCTGCATTAGGAGTGATTCCACTGACAAATCCTGAATATCCAGCCTTGTCCCTCTGCCACATGGCCACaaacccaggggagcagagcagggatggctCCTGGAGAGCCCCCACGCACaggcctggctgctcctggcacactCAGACAGCACAACTGGAGCTCAGGCAGGGACCTGGGTGAAGGTTTTCCCAGAGCAGGAACAAGGGTGGGTGAGTCACAGCAGGGCAGTCTACAGGGAATGGCCCAGGTTTGGCTCAAAGCAGCCTCTGCTGACTTGTCACTGTCCTTTATCCATGAACAGGTCCCCATGGCCAGGAACagcaaatgtccaacagcagctccatcagccacttcctcctgctggcattggcagacacgcggcagctgcagctcctgcacttctgcctcttcctgggcatctccctggctgccctcctgggcaacggcctcatcatcagcgccgtagcctgcggccacctcctgcacacgcccatgttcttcttcctgctcaacctggccctcaccgacctgggctccatcctcaccactgtccccaaagccatgcacaattccctctgggacaccaggaccaTCTCCTACACAGGATGTGCACTGCAActctttgtttttgtctttttcatgtCAGCAGAGTTTTCCCTCCTGACCATCATGTGCTATGACCGCtacgtgtccatctgcaaacccctgcactacgggaccctcctgggcagcagagcttgtgcccacatggcagcagctgcctgggccagtgcctttctctaTTCACTGCTGCACACGGCCAATACATTTTCCTtgcccctgtgccatggcaatgtcctgggccagttcttctgtgaaatcccacacatcctcaagctctcctgctccaaatCCTATCTCAGGGAACTTGGGCTtcttgtattttccatttctttagcATTGTGTTgctttgtgttcattgttttctcctatgtgcagatcttcagggctgtgctgaggatcccctctgggcagggacggcacaaagccttttccacctgcctccctcatcTGGCTGTTGTCTCTCTATTTGTCAGCACAGGCATGTTTGCCTACCTTaagcccccctccatctcctccccatccctggatctggccctgtcagttctgtactcagtggtgcctccagccctgaaccccctcatctacagcctgag
Protein-coding regions in this window:
- the LOC120747822 gene encoding olfactory receptor 14J1-like gives rise to the protein MSNSSSISHFLLLALADTRQLQLLHFCLFLGISLAALLGNGLIISAVACGHLLHTPMFFFLLNLALTDLGSILTTVPKAMHNSLWDTRTISYTGCALQLFVFVFFMSAEFSLLTIMCYDRYVSICKPLHYGTLLGSRACAHMAAAAWASAFLYSLLHTANTFSLPLCHGNVLGQFFCEIPHILKLSCSKSYLRELGLLVFSISLALCCFVFIVFSYVQIFRAVLRIPSGQGRHKAFSTCLPHLAVVSLFVSTGMFAYLKPPSISSPSLDLALSVLYSVVPPALNPLIYSLRNQELKAAVWRLMIGWFWKH